One genomic region from Torulaspora delbrueckii CBS 1146 chromosome 4, complete genome encodes:
- the YEN1 gene encoding crossover junction endodeoxyribonuclease (similar to Saccharomyces cerevisiae YEN1 (YER041W); ancestral locus Anc_3.540) codes for MGVPQVWELLKPHIKDKRVPLRKFAADFKSRYGSPVRIAIDGYTWLYECGFFSNQESPEKFAGQGQISKAVLNLMHRLKELLSLDISFILVFDGEMKPWFKNNFRSNDELTNVNLSEDYFSNWQEHLRSHKEFNTCLKANYVDDSTGFMRAVKLLLDTMKISYIEACGEGEAQCAWLQKNGYVDYALSNDSDTLIFGSTKMLRNYSKAIDDFGVTGVGSHRPEVRRDTKETFITVVELDDIRESTTDRYEWWTLLFFSILLGADYNQGIKGLGKTKSARLAQLRDPDFAAQFRHIFGTIENPFEPEAREVKYKTFQEKVLKYCSENSVKLFGRNYKALLSKENMEGWPSQTAVMYYFHPYLVPDLDRSFFDSRYVNMSENLSYQDIQFEKLQAYLSDIHLSGVTHFKRWYTEAMQESFVLRHLLNDGPYLYDEMKITEEKTFFGNEDNFQYSCWKVRYNDFLDLFPDSQSPLNQTPFLPHGISTKRRADTLKFKYSVWIPKGLFPESHRLVKLFKEETKLKGSPKKSHKRSPKRSPQKNTLDSFLSAHSSPINETKSTTTPNVPVLEPVKRRLFVETDVEENDTVEDEGDSSLIFLSESKVTESQRSPSAKTFWDLTVDEEQDSIESPQKRQRLSTEKSNN; via the coding sequence ATGGGTGTGCCACAGGTATGGGAATTATTGAAGCCTCATATAAAGGATAAGAGAGTCCCACTCAGAAAGTTTGCAGCCGATTTCAAAAGTAGATATGGATCGCCAGTACGAATTGCAATTGACGGTTATACATGGCTGTACGAATGTGGattcttttcaaaccaAGAATCACCAGAGAAATTTGCAGGTCAAGGCCAAATCTCAAAAGCTGTACTGAACCTGATGCATCGACTGAAGGAATTATTATCTCTTGATATCAGTTTCATCCTAGTTTTTGATGGTGAGATGAAGCCTTGGTTTAAGAACAATTTTAGGTCgaatgatgaattgacGAATGTAAATCTATCAGAGGACTATTTCTCTAATTGGCAAGAGCATTTACGTTCGCATAAAGAGTTTAATACATGTCTGAAAGCCAACTATGTGGACGATTCCACTGGTTTTATGAGGGCTGTGAAATTACTTCTGGATACTATGAAGATTTCTTACATTGAGGCTTGTGGAGAAGGGGAAGCTCAATGTGCATGGTTACAGAAAAATGGGTACGTCGATTACGCTCTCAGTAACGATTCTGATACTTTAATTTTTGGAAGCACCAAAATGTTGCGCAATTATTCTAAAGCTATTGACGATTTTGGTGTCACTGGTGTTGGAAGTCATCGACCAGAGGTTAGACGTGACACCAAGGAGACTTTTATTACCGTTGTCGAACTTGACGATATTCGGGAATCCACTACAGACAGATATGAATGGTGGACATTACTTTTCTTTAGCATTTTGCTTGGCGCTGACTATAACCAGGGTATTAAAGGTCTTGGTAAGACAAAATCAGCGAGGTTAGCTCAGTTGAGGGACCCTGACTTTGCAGCTCAGTTTCGTCACATATTTGGTACTATCGAGAATCCATTTGAACCCGAAGCCCGTGAGGTTAAATACAAGACATTTCAGGAAAAGGTTCTCAAATACTGCAGTGAAAACTCCGTCAAATTGTTTGGTCGTAATTATAAAGCCCTTTTGAGCAAAGAGAATATGGAAGGCTGGCCCAGCCAGACCGCAGTCATGTATTACTTTCACCCATATTTGGTACCCGATCTGGATCGCAGCTTTTTCGACAGCAGATATGTCAACATGAGTGAGAATTTGTCTTACCAAGATATTcagtttgagaaattgCAGGCATATTTGTCCGACATTCACTTATCTGGAGTTACTCATTTCAAAAGGTGGTATACTGAGGCAATGCAGGAGTCATTTGTACTAAGACACTTGTTAAATGATGGTCCGTATCTCTATGATGAAATGAAAATAACTGAAGAGAAAACTTTCTTTGGGAATGAGGATAATTTTCAGTACAGTTGTTGGAAGGTTCGTTACAACGACTTTCTAGATCTATTCCCCGACTCTCAGAGTCCTCTCAATCAAACACCTTTCTTACCTCATGGAATTTCTACAAAAAGACGTGCAGATactttgaagttcaagtATAGTGTCTGGATACCCAAGGGTTTATTTCCAGAGTCCCATCGGCTAGTAAAACTCTTCAAGGAAGAGACAAAGCTCAAGGGTTCTCCTAAAAAGTCTCATAAGAGGTCTCCCAAACGTAGTCCTCAAAAAAACACTTTAGACTCCTTTCTCTCTGCCCACTCATCCCCAATCAATGAGACAAAATCTACAACAACACCGAACGTTCCTGTTCTAGAGCCGGTTAAGAGACGTCTATTTGTCGAAActgatgttgaagaaaatgacACTGTAGAGGATGAGGGGGATAGTTCACTGATCTTCCTAAGTGAATCTAAGGTAACCGAATCTCAGCGATCACCATCAGCCAAAACCTTCTGGGACTTAACAGTGGACGAAGAACAGGACAGCATCGAATCACCACAGAAAAGACAACGTTTAAGCACAGAAAAGTCAAATAACTGA
- the MXR1 gene encoding peptide-methionine-S-sulfoxide reductase (similar to Saccharomyces cerevisiae MXR1 (YER042W); ancestral locus Anc_3.541) → MVSSVSKSLKFNPQTDKLLTVAAGCFWGTEHIYRKQFGDRIIDYKVGYANGDESKKDSQSSVSYKRICKGDTGFAEVLQVSYNPKIVSLKDLTDFFFRIHDPTTANAQGPDVGTQYRSALYAHTPEDLKELQALKEQWQPKWNNKIKTEVEMIKTFYDAEEYHQLYLDKNPMGYSCPTHYIRDI, encoded by the coding sequence ATGGTATCAAGTGtgtcaaagagtttgaagtTTAACCCACAAACTGACAAGTTGTTAACAGTTGCTGCAGGATGTTTCTGGGGAACTGAACACATATACAGGAAGCAATTCGGTGATAGAATCATCGATTACAAGGTAGGGTATGCAAATGGTGATGAATCTAAGAAGGATTCTCAGAGCTCCGTCTCTTACAAGCGTATATGCAAAGGTGATACCGGATTTGCAGAAGTTCTGCAAGTTTCTTACAATCCAAAAATTGTCTCATTGAAGGACTTAACtgacttcttcttcagaattCACGACCCAACAACGGCTAATGCTCAAGGGCCTGATGTTGGCACCCAATACCGTAGTGCATTGTATGCCCATACTccagaagatttgaaagaactgcaagctttgaaagaacaatGGCAACCTAAATGGaacaacaagatcaagactGAGGTGGAAATGATCAAAACTTTTTATGACGCAGAAGAGTACCATCAATTGTACCTGGACAAGAACCCAATGGGTTACTCGTGTCCAACCCACTACATCAGAGACATTTAG
- the MTC3 gene encoding Mtc3p (similar to Saccharomyces cerevisiae YGL226W; ancestral locus Anc_3.542), which yields MLTRVNRRAQAKWLSSITYTPPDLADLPKRWPKISPPVKEEIIEYLTWRMEDDWRHIPFKEIRASYFVSYGEWGPRSSAGDAQVSPTFLIYKGLFNALLFIALGVSVLNIKRDKSVDSALNRLKSLESRSETQ from the coding sequence ATGCTCACGAGAGTCAACAGGCGAGCGCAGGCCAAGTGGTTGAGCTCTATTACTTATACACCACCAGATTTGGCCGATCTACCTAAGAGATGGCCAAAAATTAGTCCTCCTGTGAAGGAGGAAATAATAGAATACTTGACGTGGAGAATGGAGGATGATTGGAGGCATATTCCTTTTAAGGAGATAAGGGCAAGTTACTTTGTTTCATATGGTGAGTGGGGTCCCAGATCCTCTGCTGGAGATGCCCAGGTCTCGCCAACATTTCTAATTTACAAAGGTTTATTCAATGCTCTTTTATTCATTGCCCTTGGGGTATCCGTACTGAACATAAAACGAGACAAATCTGTAGATAGTGCCCTCAATCGTCTGAAAAGTCTAGAATCCCGTTCAGAAACTCAGTAA
- the OST5 gene encoding dolichyl-diphosphooligosaccharide--protein glycotransferase subunit (similar to Saccharomyces cerevisiae OST5 (YGL226C-A); ancestral locus Anc_3.543), which yields MDYAQLLREFKTSEPFEAPFALDSQPKYAVLSLIISLMVISLALATAWSKRSFPVKLIIYTVLSFIGSLFCGSAAVFLANSWGVYV from the exons ATGGATTACGCACAATTATTG AGAGAATTCAAGACTTCAGAGCCATTCGAAGCCCCATTTGCCTTGGATTCACAACCAAAGTATGCTGTGTTGTCATTGATCATTTCATTGATGGTAATTTCTCTCGCATTGGCCACAGCTTGGTCTAAGAGATCCTTCCCAGTGAAACTAATCATTTACACGGTGTTGAGTTTTATTGGAAGTCTGTTCTGTGGTTCTGCAGCAGTATTTTTAGCCAACAGCTGGGGTGTTTATGTATAG
- the VID30 gene encoding glucose-induced degradation complex subunit VID30 (similar to Saccharomyces cerevisiae VID30 (YGL227W); ancestral locus Anc_3.544): MSSSMDEVDREFIRCLFPEYLLQQPVAYDLWSIYFQHKKLFNKIKHSSNSGLNGMLVESEGSDRRLQGRLSYSVRKEIWHKLMNLGVLGTLSFDSTTDEYLMQVYKYFYPASISGIAQARKFNATNTETLMDLQMEQEELEDVSKLPSLGEHFLRESSQPGSSRMQGTTGSSNGAENDDDDEDDDDEEDDDNDDNDEDDDEDNDDEGDDDVDIVIEDDSPANADGNSSSQTSNPETVNFYPALATQKFPTKSKKIMMVPDIYQMMGYFLPNQWTSQSNKSILLSGDGVSQLCPHPNWQAYLGYERSSTATRNRLRNSFSGSQKNDFATTWANNPLPLNKLGIYYYEIKVLSVTSSQGAQNSNIIVGYKQWSGSNPENASQGTDNDHSSSISSGTSGIGTGLRSSLRGRGTTEASIGNDEPSSSNKMGLEEGFLGYCGNDGSITAGSQYKSYSKSFGRDDVIGCGVNYVNGTIFFTKNGVCLGTAFTDFHDVTLVPYIALRSGNSVRTNFGLYEEFVFDIVGYQDSWKAKAYKHIFKSIDSNEVPGEFESDDEEAVIEAEGDVNMDVGEEKPSEAQDNFTVLQNSEYVDGQLVKPDVDKINTLNTGDESIPSTLHTMISDYLIHEGLIDVAKGFLKDLKKDMVHANDEGKGDMVIRHNERQIIKEEKNLKVRQDLRRFITSGNVTQCLEYLDSHLPGLLKDNIELLFELKLAQYLLTIKNFKDIQIGKIVQKGQELSKEFVYDEAIPQQLREKFRAQLSNVSALLAYEDPVNESTDELSAYLSNEYLQDRLFQIVNTSVLIFLHKNCECELENVIKYTRAMLGTLMNFDADGSVVHNGTELRCYKILNIDQDLLNL; this comes from the coding sequence ATGTCTAGCTCTATGGACGAAGTTGACCGAGAGTTTATTCGCTGCTTGTTCCCAGAGTATCTGTTACAACAACCTGTGGCTTACGACTTATGGTCGATATATTTCCAGCATAAGaagctcttcaacaagattAAGCACAGTAGTAATTCTGGGTTGAATGGAATGCTTGTGGAAAGTGAGGGAAGTGATAGAAGATTGCAAGGTAGGCTGTCATACTCCGTTCGGAAAGAGATTTGGCATAAGCTAATGAACTTAGGTGTACTTGGGACACTTTCATTTGATTCAACAACAGACGAATATCTTATGCAGGTTTACAAGTACTTTTATCCAGCTTCTATAAGTGGAATAGCCCAGGCACGTAAGTTTAATGCGACGAACACTGAAACTTTAATGGACTTACAAatggaacaagaagaactcGAAGATGTATCAAAATTGCCATCTCTAGGCGAGCATTTTCTGAGAGAGTCGAGTCAGCCGGGGTCAAGCCGTATGCAAGGAACAACTGGCTCATCGAATGGTGCTGAgaacgatgatgacgatgaagatgacgacgatgaagaagatgatgacaacgatgataacgatgaagatgacgatgaagacaatgatgatgaagggGACGACGACGTTGATATTGTGATCGAGGACGATAGCCCAGCTAACGCAGATGGCAATTCTTCTAGCCAGACTTCTAATCCAGAAACAGTCAACTTCTATCCAGCGTTGGCAACACAGAAATTTCCCACCAAATCGAAGAAAATAATGATGGTGCCTGACATATATCAGATGATGGGATATTTTCTGCCCAACCAGTGGACATCACAGTCAAATAAGAGTATCCTGCTGTCCGGAGACGGCGTCTCTCAATTATGTCCGCACCCTAACTGGCAAGCATACTTGGGTTATGAGAGATCAAGTACTGCAACAAGAAACAGACTGAGAAATTCATTTTCTGGCAGTCAAAAGAACGACTTTGCTACAACCTGGGCCAATAATCCTTTACCCTTGAACAAACTAGGGATTTATTACTACGAAATAAAAGTATTAAGTGTAACAAGTTCACAAGGTGCTCAAAATAGCAACATAATTGTAGGCTATAAACAATGGTCGGGCTCAAACCCAGAAAATGCGTCACAGGGAACTGATAATGATCATAGCTCTTCCATTAGTAGTGGAACCAGCGGTATCGGGACAGGTCTTAGATCCTCGCTTCGTGGAAGAGGTACCACAGAGGCTTCTATTGGAAACGATGAACCTTCTTCTAGTAACAAAATGGGACTCGAGGAGGGCTTTCTCGGTTATTGTGGGAACGATGGTTCCATAACTGCTGGTTCACAGTACAAGTCCTATTCTAAATCATTTGGACGCGATGATGTTATTGGATGTGGCGTTAATTACGTTAATGGTACAATTTTTTTTACCAAAAACGGTGTCTGCCTGGGAACAGCCTTTACTGATTTCCATGATGTTACTTTAGTCCCTTATATCGCATTAAGATCAGGTAATTCTGTGAGAACCAACTTTGGTTTATATGAGGAGTTTGTTTTTGATATTGTTGGATATCAAGACAGTTGGAAGGCTAAAGCGTATAAACACATATTCAAGTCTATTGACAGCAACGAGGTTCCAGGTGAGTTTGAGTCtgacgatgaggaagcaGTTATTGAGGCTGAAGGTGACGTGAATATGGATGTTGGCGAAGAAAAACCGAGCGAAGCACAGGACAACTTTACTGTACTTCAGAACTCAGAATATGTGGATGGTCAACTGGTAAAGCCAGACGTGGACAAAATTAACACTTTGAATACTGGTGATGAGTCAATTCCATCTACTCTACACACAATGATTAGCGATTATCTGATCCATGAGGGTCTAATCGACGTTGCCAAAGGTTTTctgaaagatttgaaaaaagataTGGTACATGCTAACGATGAGGGGAAAGGCGATATGGTCATTAGACATAATGAAAGACAAATAATTAAGGAGGAGAAAAACTTGAAGGTAAGGCAGGACCTCAGACGCTTCATAACCAGTGGGAATGTTACTCAATGTTTGGAGTACCTTGACAGTCATCTACCGGGGCTTCTGAAAGACAACATTGAGCTCTTATTCGAGCTTAAACTGGCCCAATATTTATTGACGATTAAGAATTTCAAGGACATTCAGATAGGGAAAATTGTTCAGAAGGGCCAGgagctttcaaaagagtTTGTTTACGATGAAGCAATACCACAGCAATTAAGAGAAAAGTTTCGTGCACAACTAAGCAACGTTTCAGCATTACTCGCGTATGAGGACCCTGTCAACGAATCAACTGATGAATTATCAGCTTACTTGTCTAACGAGTATCTACAGGATCGCCTATTCCAGATTGTTAACACTAGTgtgttgatctttttgcaCAAGAACTGTGAGTGCGAGTTAGAGAACGTAATCAAGTATACAAGAGCAATGTTGGGGACACTCATGAACTTCGATGCCGATGGGTCAGTGGTGCATAATGGCACTGAACTGAGATGCTACAAGATCTTAAACATCGATCAGGATTTATTAAATCTTTAA
- the SAH1 gene encoding adenosylhomocysteinase (similar to Saccharomyces cerevisiae SAH1 (YER043C); ancestral locus Anc_3.545) gives MSAPAQNYKVADISLAAFGRKEIELAEHEMPGLMAIREAYASVQPLKGARIAGCLHMTIQTAVLIETLTALGAEVTWTSCNIYSTQDHAAAAIAASGVPVFAWKGESEEEYTWCIEQQLFAFKDGKKLNLILDDGGDLTSFVHEKYPEMLKDCFGVSEETTTGVHHLYRMVKEGKLKVPAINVNDSVTKSKFDNLYGCRESLIDGIKRATDVMLAGKVSVVAGYGDVGKGCAAALRGMGSRVIVTEIDPINALQAAMEGYQVLTMEQAASIGQVFVTTTGCRDIITAEHFLAMPEDAIVCNIGHFDIEIDVAWLKEDAKECINIKPQVDRYLLSSGRHVILLANGRLVNLGCATGHSSFVMSCSFSNQVLAQIALFKANDKEFREKFVEFEKTGPFTTDVHVLPKILDEAVAKFHLAKLGVQITELTSVQSSYLGIPQQGPYKADHYRY, from the coding sequence ATGTCTGCTCCAGCTCAAAACTATAAGGTCGCTGATATCTCTTTGGCCGCTTTTGGTAGAAAGGAAATCGAATTGGCTGAACATGAAATGCCAGGTTTGATGGCCATTAGAGAGGCTTATGCTTCTGTTCAACCTTTGAAGGGTGCTCGTATTGCAGGCTGTTTGCACATGACTATCCAAACTGCTGTTTTGATCGAAACTTTGACTGCTTTGGGTGCTGAAGTTACTTGGACTTCTTGTAACATTTACTCTACTCAAGATCATGCAGCTGCTGCAATTGCTGCTTCTGGTGTTCCAGTTTTCGCTTGGAAGGGTGAATCTGAGGAAGAGTACACTTGGTGTATTGAACAACAATTATTCGCTTTCAAGGATggtaagaaattgaacttgatCTTGGATGATGGTGGTGATTTGACCTCTTTCGTTCACGAAAAGTACCCAGAAATGTTGAAGGACTGTTTCGGTGTCTCCGAGGAGACCACCACTGGTGTTCACCACTTGTACAGAATGGTCAAGGAAGGTAAATTAAAGGTTCCAGCCATCAACGTTAACGACTCTGTTACCAAGTCCAAGTTCGACAACTTATACGGTTGTAGAGAGTCTTTGATTGATGGTATTAAGAGAGCTACCGACGTTATGCTTGCTGGTAAAGTTTCTGTTGTTGCCGGTTACGGTGATGTTGGTAAGGGTTGTGCTGCTGCTCTAAGAGGTATGGGATCTCGTGTTATTGTCACCGAAATTGACCCTATCAACGCTCTGCAAGCTGCTATGGAAGGTTACCAAGTCTTGACCATGGAACAAGCTGCTTCAATTGGTCAAGTCTTCGTTACCACCACTGGTTGTAGAGATATCATCACTGCCGAACACTTCTTGGCTATGCCAGAAGATGCCATTGTTTGTAACATTGGCCACTTCGACATTGAGATTGATGTTGCTTGGTTGAAGGAAGACGCTAAGGAATGTATTAACATTAAGCCACAAGTCGACCGTTACCTATTGTCTTCCGGTAGACACGTCATCTTGTTGGCTAACGGTAGATTGGTCAACTTGGGTTGTGCCACTGGTCACTCTTCTTTCGTCATgtcttgttctttctccaacCAAGTCTTGGCTCAAATCGCTTTGTTCAAGGCTAACGACAAGGAATTCAGAGAGAAATTtgtcgaatttgaaaagacagGTCCATTTACCACTGATGTACATGTTCTACCAAAGATCTTGGATGAAGCTGTCGCCAAGTTCCATTTGGCTAAGTTGGGTGTCCAAATTACTGAATTGACCTCTGTTCAATCCTCTTACTTGGGTATTCCACAACAAGGTCCATACAAGGCTGATCACTACAGATACTAA
- the TDEL0D06140 gene encoding uncharacterized protein (similar to Saccharomyces cerevisiae YFR039C and SHE10 (YGL228W); ancestral locus Anc_3.546), which translates to MRFYAKFVVALASLTALLHYYCSTSECSVELQQICRYTSPTVWDELLVEQNGFYKNHVHSVLELIHGEYADRVEPHLLKLGSDVHDKVYTPAVVYAKESCDSSLQWMSEHIFQLRRKVAFYYNVMVRPTIQKIVFYCKLGEFCAALHSRLGPFLEKVRFVWHYLRPYTEKARSSVEQSYSELRDVYYRSSHWMAGGTFEEKKTTEQTVTSSDSETEVESDDEDEEEEIETSTITSTVLVTVTMDDNSVASQTEEAALQVSEQEALQDEFDAWSHLIDQKSSNLIKMFNKDVDKMAKRKIAESEPLIKEKTNRTHQIAQQYFRKLNKAIQDINCTSEVTDSGEIIYFDQSGTTQLANYITRPLVRAIFNETHSELESLTKEIEQDLQTLTDNIQSHVTDLREDLLEVYEEWGDVMISEWSKRLAYVDVVAVHLNVNEEDQLDISSDNWRRFLHLKKQVIKARDDLANHPANVKALKTFLNKAQWIIETVTKESGEYLYILRARANLAFQERERQERERSAKELATSHPSSSANGTVPDDQPNHVEDQVHKPIEESAPALEDPEI; encoded by the coding sequence ATGAGGTTTTATGCCAAGTTTGTAGTGGCATTGGCCAGTTTGACTGCTTTGTTGCACTATTATTGCTCGACAAGCGAATGTTCGGTTGAATTACAGCAGATTTGTCGGTACACTTCTCCTACAGTTTGGGATGAACTGTTGGTTGAGCAAAATGGGTTCTATAAGAATCATGTGCACTCTGTATTGGAATTGATTCACGGCGAATATGCTGACCGTGTGGAACCacatcttttgaagcttggAAGTGATGTTCACGATAAAGTGTACACGCCTGCGGTTGTTTATGCTAAGGAAAGCTGTGATTCCTCTCTCCAATGGATGTCCGAACACATATTTCAACTACGGCGTAAGGTTGCGTTCTATTACAACGTTATGGTAAGACCCACGATTCAGAAAATCGTGTTTTATTGTAAGCTGGGTGAGTTTTGTGCAGCCCTTCACTCTAGATTGGGTCCATTTTTGGAGAAAGTCAGATTTGTTTGGCACTATTTGAGACCTTACACTGAGAAAGCGAGGTCTTCTGTAGAACAGAGCTATTCAGAGTTGAGAGATGTGTACTATCGCTCTTCACACTGGATGGCTGGTGGTACCTTcgaggaaaagaagacGACTGAGCAGACTGTGACAAGCAGTGATAGTGAAACTGAAGTGGAAAGtgatgacgaggatgaagaggaagagattgagaCCAGTACAATCACTTCTACTGTACTCGTTACTGTAACGATGGATGATAATTCTGTTGCATCGCAAACGGAAGAAGCTGCTTTGCAAGTCTCTGAGCAAGAAGCTTTGCAAGATGAATTCGATGCCTGGTCCCATTTGATCGATCagaaatcatcaaacttgatcaagatgTTTAACAAGGATGTCGACAAAATGGCAAAGCGTAAGATTGCCGAATCTGAGCCACTTATCAAGGAAAAAACTAATCGGACGCACCAGATCGCTCAACAATATTTcaggaaattgaacaaagcTATCCAAGATATCAATTGTACTTCTGAAGTCACTGACTCAGGTGAAATCATCTATTTCGATCAAAGTGGTACTACACAACTTGCCAACTATATCACCCGTCCCTTAGTGCGTGCTATCTTCAACGAAACCCACTCTGAGCTTGAATCCTTGACCAAGGAGATCGAACAAGATTTACAGACTTTAACTGACAACATACAGTCCCATGTCACTGACTTGCGTGAGGACTTACTCGAAGTTTACGAAGAATGGGGGGACGTCATGATCAGCGAATGGTCCAAGAGACTAGCATATGTTGACGTAGTTGCAGTACACCTCAATGTTaacgaagaagaccaaCTTGACATCTCATCCGACAACTGGAGAAGATTCTTACATCTCAAGAAACAGGTCATCAAGGCCCGTGACGACCTCGCAAATCACCCTGCAAACGTAAAGGCTCTTAAGACGTTCCTCAACAAGGCTCAGTGGATTATAGAAACTGTTACAAAAGAATCAGGCGAGTATCTCTACATCCTAAGAGCAAGAGCGAATCTAGCTTTCCAAGAGCGCGAAAGACAAGAGCGCGAAAGATCAGCTAAAGAGCTAGCTACAAGCCACCCAAGTAGTTCAGCTAACGGAACAGTACCAGACGACCAACCAAACCACGTGGAAGATCAGGTCCACAAGCCCATCGAAGAGTCGGCTCCAGCTCTCGAAGACCCTGAAATCTAA